One Nodularia sp. LEGE 06071 DNA segment encodes these proteins:
- a CDS encoding P-II family nitrogen regulator gives MAKPAKKLVIITEKILLKKVANIIDESGATGYTVVETGGKGSRNVRSSGQPNVSDTQANIKFEVLTENRDMAENIAEQIAMKFFNDYAGIAYICDAEVLYAHTFCGPDGC, from the coding sequence ATGGCCAAGCCAGCCAAAAAGCTCGTCATCATCACGGAAAAGATTCTGCTTAAAAAGGTCGCCAATATCATCGATGAATCCGGAGCGACTGGTTATACGGTGGTGGAAACTGGCGGTAAAGGCAGTCGCAATGTGCGCTCGTCGGGACAACCCAACGTTTCCGACACCCAAGCGAATATAAAGTTTGAGGTACTCACCGAAAATCGGGATATGGCCGAGAATATTGCGGAGCAGATCGCAATGAAGTTTTTCAACGATTATGCGGGCATTGCTTATATCTGTGACGCAGAGGTACTGTACGCGCACACTTTCTGCGGGCCAGACGGCTGTTGA
- a CDS encoding Rpn family recombination-promoting nuclease/putative transposase, with protein sequence MRRDAIFYQLFQRSPWLLFELIEQPPTTARNYRFESVEVKEPTFRIDGVFLPPPDVTPQMIFFAEVQFQKDELLYHRFFSESLLYLYRNPSVYDDWYGVIIFQSRSLEPENTTIHRSLLDSSQVQRIYLDELGNFDQQPVGISLMQLTIASENQMVEQAKRLIERVQQEEQSFLPKDDIIDVITTIAVYKFANLSREEVEAMLGVNLEETRVYQEAKAEGREEGREGLKLELVPRMLARGLTIEEVAQLLGLTPEQVRLATERNSPE encoded by the coding sequence GTGAGACGTGATGCCATTTTTTATCAACTTTTTCAGCGTTCCCCCTGGTTGTTATTTGAATTAATAGAACAACCACCAACAACAGCCAGAAATTATCGCTTTGAATCAGTCGAAGTCAAAGAACCAACATTTCGGATTGATGGGGTATTTTTACCACCACCAGATGTAACACCCCAGATGATCTTTTTTGCCGAGGTGCAGTTTCAAAAAGACGAGTTACTCTACCACCGTTTTTTTTCAGAATCGCTGCTATATCTATACCGAAACCCATCTGTTTATGATGATTGGTACGGTGTAATTATTTTCCAGTCTCGCAGTTTAGAGCCAGAAAACACGACTATTCACAGGTCACTACTGGATAGTTCACAAGTACAACGGATTTATCTGGATGAATTAGGCAATTTTGATCAGCAACCTGTGGGTATCAGTTTGATGCAATTAACCATTGCGTCAGAGAATCAAATGGTGGAACAGGCAAAACGCTTGATCGAACGGGTGCAACAAGAAGAACAGAGTTTTTTGCCTAAAGATGACATAATAGATGTAATTACAACAATCGCTGTTTACAAGTTTGCCAATTTAAGCCGTGAAGAGGTAGAGGCGATGTTAGGAGTCAATTTAGAAGAAACTAGGGTTTATCAAGAAGCCAAAGCTGAGGGTCGAGAAGAAGGCAGAGAAGGACTTAAACTCGAACTTGTACCCCGGATGCTGGCGCGTGGTTTAACAATAGAGGAAGTTGCTCAGTTATTGGGTTTAACCCCCGAACAAGTGAGACTTGCAACAGAGCGAAATTCCCCAGAATAA
- a CDS encoding ribonuclease III domain-containing protein, with amino-acid sequence MTSQEKELLDGQDETPTPELSWHQALLATSGTLPLEISPSQIQQISPLALAYIGDAIYELYVRMFYLLPMQQTKVYHCLVVAQVRAETQALHLRSLTPHLSLAELEIVRRGRNAASGRPKRVDPKIYQQATSLETLIGYLYLTDFPRLTELLQKLHLEKQ; translated from the coding sequence GTGACATCACAGGAAAAAGAGCTATTAGATGGACAAGATGAAACGCCTACGCCGGAGTTGTCTTGGCATCAAGCACTGTTGGCTACCAGCGGGACATTACCTCTAGAGATTTCTCCGTCACAAATACAACAAATTTCGCCTTTGGCTTTAGCCTATATAGGTGATGCAATTTATGAATTGTATGTTAGGATGTTCTATCTGTTGCCAATGCAACAGACAAAAGTCTACCACTGTTTGGTAGTAGCACAGGTAAGAGCCGAAACACAAGCGCTTCATTTGCGATCGCTTACTCCTCATTTGAGTCTAGCCGAATTAGAAATAGTCCGTCGAGGCCGTAATGCCGCATCAGGACGACCTAAGCGGGTTGACCCCAAAATTTATCAACAGGCAACAAGTTTAGAAACTTTAATTGGCTACCTTTACCTCACCGATTTCCCACGCTTAACCGAATTGTTACAAAAACTCCATCTAGAGAAACAGTGA
- the carA gene encoding glutamine-hydrolyzing carbamoyl-phosphate synthase small subunit — protein MPLSDSIPALLVLADGTTYHGWSFGATGTKIGEVVFNTGMTGYQEVLTDPSYCGQIVIFTYPELGNTGINLEDEESDRPMCAGAIARNICHRPSNWRSTQSLPDYLNQHQIPGIYGIDTRALTRKIRTLGAMNGGISTSILDEAELLELVQAAPSMAGLNLARQVTTSTMYEWTEATIPAWEFNSESVVNSGEPFTVVALDFGVKRNILRRLASHGCRVIVVPLDTPPEEILKYNPDGIFLSNGPGDPAAVTEGITTAKALLESQKPIFGICMGHQILGHALGAETYKLKFGHRGLNQPAGLQQKIEITSQNHSFAIDPDSLPTGLVEVSHLNLNDRTVAGVRHKSLPIFSVQYHPEASPGPHDADYLFEQFVQTMRTARSSKTAEVS, from the coding sequence ATGCCTCTGTCTGACTCAATACCTGCTCTACTTGTCTTGGCCGATGGAACCACATATCACGGTTGGTCTTTTGGTGCAACGGGAACCAAAATCGGGGAAGTGGTCTTCAACACCGGCATGACTGGATATCAAGAAGTCCTGACTGACCCTAGTTATTGTGGTCAGATTGTCATTTTTACCTATCCGGAATTAGGGAATACTGGCATTAATCTGGAAGACGAAGAATCAGATCGGCCGATGTGTGCCGGTGCGATCGCTCGCAATATTTGTCATCGACCCAGTAACTGGCGCTCAACACAATCCCTGCCTGATTACCTCAATCAGCACCAAATACCTGGGATCTACGGCATTGATACCCGCGCCCTCACGCGGAAAATTCGCACGTTAGGAGCCATGAACGGTGGGATCTCCACATCAATTCTCGATGAAGCGGAATTGTTAGAACTGGTACAAGCAGCGCCCAGCATGGCTGGTTTAAACTTGGCACGTCAAGTCACCACCTCCACCATGTATGAATGGACAGAGGCCACAATTCCAGCTTGGGAATTCAACTCGGAGTCTGTGGTCAATTCGGGAGAACCCTTTACTGTTGTCGCCCTGGACTTTGGTGTAAAACGGAATATTTTGCGTCGCCTAGCCAGTCACGGTTGCCGAGTCATCGTTGTCCCCCTAGATACACCACCAGAGGAAATTCTCAAATACAATCCAGATGGGATATTTCTTTCTAATGGCCCTGGTGACCCAGCCGCCGTTACTGAAGGCATTACCACTGCTAAAGCATTGCTGGAAAGTCAAAAACCCATATTCGGTATTTGTATGGGACACCAAATTTTAGGTCACGCACTAGGGGCAGAAACTTATAAACTCAAATTTGGTCATCGTGGTTTAAATCAGCCCGCCGGACTACAGCAGAAGATAGAAATTACCAGCCAAAACCACAGTTTTGCTATTGACCCAGATTCATTACCTACCGGATTAGTGGAAGTGAGCCACCTCAACCTCAACGATCGCACAGTTGCTGGGGTACGTCATAAGTCTCTGCCGATATTCTCTGTTCAGTATCACCCAGAGGCTAGTCCTGGCCCTCACGATGCTGACTACTTATTTGAGCAATTTGTCCAAACAATGCGAACAGCACGGTCATCTAAAACTGCTGAAGTCAGCTAA
- a CDS encoding sodium-dependent bicarbonate transport family permease has protein sequence MDFLSNFLMDFVKQLQSPTLSFLIGGMVIAALGSELVIPESISKIIVFMLLTKIGLTGGIAIRNSNLTEMVLPVLFSVVVGIIIVFIARYTLAKLPKVKTVDAIATGGLFGAVSGSTMAAALTVLDEQKIVYEAWAGALYPFMDIPALVTAIVIANIYLKNKKRSAADEYLGKQPVAAGDYPSTRQEYLSKQQSPDDRVKIWPIVEESLRGPALSAMLLGLALGLFTQPESVYKSFYDPAFRGLLSILMLVMGMEAWSRIGELRKVAQWYVVYSLIAPLLHGFIAFGLGMIAHYATGFSLGGVVVLSVIAASSSDISGPPTLRAGIPSANPSAYIGASTAIGTPIAIGVAIPLFLGLAQAIGGS, from the coding sequence GTGGATTTTTTATCCAATTTTTTAATGGACTTCGTTAAGCAGTTGCAGTCCCCAACACTCAGCTTTCTGATTGGTGGTATGGTAATTGCCGCCCTTGGTAGCGAACTGGTAATTCCAGAGTCGATTTCTAAGATCATCGTCTTCATGCTGCTCACCAAAATCGGTCTGACTGGTGGTATTGCGATCCGCAATTCCAACCTGACTGAGATGGTGTTACCCGTACTGTTTTCTGTAGTAGTAGGGATTATCATTGTATTCATCGCGCGCTATACATTAGCCAAGCTGCCGAAGGTCAAAACCGTGGATGCGATTGCGACCGGGGGATTGTTTGGTGCTGTCAGTGGCTCTACTATGGCCGCCGCCCTGACGGTACTGGACGAACAAAAGATCGTATACGAGGCATGGGCTGGCGCACTCTATCCCTTCATGGATATCCCAGCACTCGTAACTGCGATTGTGATAGCCAACATTTATCTCAAAAACAAGAAGCGTAGTGCAGCAGACGAGTATCTCGGCAAGCAGCCCGTTGCAGCAGGGGATTATCCCAGCACCCGGCAAGAGTATCTCAGCAAGCAGCAGTCTCCGGATGATCGGGTCAAGATATGGCCGATCGTGGAGGAAAGCCTCCGGGGGCCTGCCCTATCGGCAATGTTGCTCGGCCTTGCTCTTGGACTGTTCACTCAGCCGGAAAGTGTCTATAAAAGCTTCTACGACCCAGCCTTCCGTGGACTGCTTTCGATCTTGATGCTGGTCATGGGTATGGAGGCTTGGTCAAGGATTGGTGAACTGCGTAAGGTGGCCCAGTGGTACGTCGTGTATAGCCTCATAGCACCGTTGCTGCATGGGTTCATCGCCTTCGGTCTCGGTATGATTGCCCACTACGCAACAGGATTCAGCCTTGGCGGTGTCGTGGTTCTGTCCGTCATTGCCGCCTCCAGTTCAGACATCTCAGGACCCCCCACGTTGCGAGCCGGGATTCCGTCGGCTAATCCCTCCGCCTATATCGGCGCATCCACAGCCATCGGTACACCCATTGCGATCGGCGTGGCAATACCGCTCTTCCTCGGTCTTGCCCAGGCGATAGGCGGCAGCTAA
- a CDS encoding pyridoxal phosphate-dependent aminotransferase codes for MKLAARVSKVNPSLTLAIAAKAKAMKAEGIDVCSFSAGEPDFDTPAHIKAAAAKALESGKTKYGPAAGEPKLREAIAQKLKTENGLDYQSENVIVTNGGKHSLFNLMLALIDSGDEVIIPAPYWLSYPEMVTLVGGKPVIVTTDAATDYKITPSQLRQAITPKTKLFILNSPSNPTGMVYTPDEIKALAQVVVDADIFVVSDEIYERILYDGAEHISIGSLGKEIFDRTLISNGFAKAYSMTGWRLGYLAGPVEIIKAASTIQGHSTSNVCTFAQYGAIAALESSQDCVETMRLAFAKRRQVMLDRLNAIPGLSCAKPDGAFYLFPDISKTGLKSLEFCNALLEAQQVAIIPGIAFGADQNIRLSYATDMATIDKGMDRLEKFVNSLV; via the coding sequence ATGAAGCTGGCAGCACGAGTAAGTAAGGTGAACCCTTCTTTAACCTTAGCGATCGCAGCTAAAGCTAAGGCCATGAAGGCTGAGGGAATAGACGTTTGTAGTTTCAGCGCTGGAGAACCGGATTTTGACACTCCAGCCCACATCAAAGCCGCAGCAGCGAAAGCTTTGGAATCAGGTAAAACCAAGTATGGACCAGCCGCAGGAGAACCAAAGTTAAGGGAAGCGATCGCCCAAAAACTGAAAACTGAGAACGGTCTTGATTATCAGTCCGAGAATGTGATTGTCACGAATGGCGGTAAACATTCTCTGTTTAACTTGATGTTAGCCCTGATTGATTCGGGTGATGAGGTAATTATCCCGGCTCCCTATTGGCTCAGTTACCCGGAAATGGTAACTTTAGTTGGTGGGAAGCCAGTAATTGTCACCACAGATGCGGCGACGGATTATAAAATTACTCCGTCACAACTACGTCAAGCAATTACACCCAAAACAAAGTTATTTATTCTCAACTCCCCATCTAATCCCACCGGGATGGTGTACACGCCAGATGAAATTAAAGCACTGGCGCAAGTGGTAGTGGATGCAGATATCTTTGTCGTTTCTGATGAGATTTACGAAAGGATTCTCTACGACGGTGCAGAACATATCAGCATTGGTTCTCTGGGTAAAGAAATTTTTGACCGTACTTTGATCAGTAACGGGTTTGCGAAAGCTTACTCCATGACTGGTTGGCGACTGGGTTATTTAGCCGGGCCAGTGGAGATTATTAAAGCGGCTAGCACTATTCAAGGACATAGTACATCGAATGTGTGTACCTTTGCTCAATATGGTGCGATCGCGGCTTTAGAAAGTTCTCAAGACTGTGTAGAAACAATGCGCCTAGCTTTCGCGAAACGGCGACAAGTAATGTTAGACCGACTCAACGCCATTCCGGGATTGAGTTGTGCTAAACCAGACGGCGCATTTTATCTGTTTCCTGATATTAGCAAAACAGGTCTCAAGTCCCTGGAATTTTGTAACGCTCTCTTGGAAGCACAGCAAGTAGCAATCATTCCGGGTATTGCCTTTGGTGCTGATCAAAACATTCGTTTGTCTTACGCCACTGATATGGCGACTATTGACAAAGGGATGGATAGGTTGGAGAAATTTGTGAATTCTCTTGTTTAG
- a CDS encoding STAS domain-containing protein, translating to MSVRFNHEEGIIAEPLNLTVSLRGTREARDNCQLFRLTGLLDAFSEPTFRKILGNKIDEGPKHIILDLSQIDFVDSSGLGALVQLAKQAQTAGGTLQIVTNARVTQTVKLVRLEKFLALQTSVDAALANIK from the coding sequence TTGAGCGTTCGCTTTAACCATGAGGAGGGAATTATTGCTGAGCCATTGAATCTAACCGTGAGCCTGAGAGGCACTCGCGAAGCCCGGGATAACTGTCAGCTATTCCGCCTCACAGGTTTGTTAGACGCATTTTCTGAGCCGACGTTTCGCAAGATACTTGGCAATAAAATTGATGAGGGTCCAAAGCATATTATCCTGGATCTTTCACAAATTGACTTTGTTGATAGTTCCGGATTGGGCGCTCTGGTGCAGCTAGCTAAACAAGCTCAAACTGCCGGCGGTACTTTGCAAATTGTCACAAATGCCCGCGTCACTCAAACGGTCAAGCTGGTGCGCTTAGAAAAGTTTCTCGCCCTGCAAACTTCAGTTGATGCAGCTTTAGCAAACATCAAGTAG
- a CDS encoding class I fructose-bisphosphate aldolase: protein MTTTVLEANSIQSLLGKEAENLLTYKAKVSQNLLHLPGPDFIDRVWINSDRHPQVLRNLQQLYSHGRLANTGYLSILPVDQGIEHSAGASFAPNPIYFDPENIVRLAIAGGCNAVATTLGVLGSVARKYAHKIPFIAKINHNELLTFPNQYDQILFADVEQAWNLGAVAVGATIYFGSEQSARQIQEVSQAFKHAHELGLVTILWCYLRNNAFKQEQDYHVAADLTGQANHLGVTIEADIIKQKLPECNHGYGAVAKATNKSYGKTDERVYTELTSDHPIDLTRYQVLNCYCGRAGLINSGGASGKDDLAEVVRTSVINKRAGGTGLISGRKTFQRPFDEGVKLFHAIQDVYLSPDVTIA, encoded by the coding sequence ATGACTACAACAGTTTTAGAAGCTAATTCTATCCAGTCTTTGTTAGGTAAAGAGGCAGAAAACCTACTTACATACAAAGCAAAAGTTTCTCAGAATTTACTACATTTACCAGGCCCAGATTTTATAGATCGAGTTTGGATAAATAGCGATCGCCATCCTCAAGTTTTGCGTAATCTCCAGCAACTTTACTCTCATGGTCGGCTGGCAAATACTGGTTATTTATCTATCTTACCAGTAGACCAAGGAATTGAACACTCAGCTGGTGCATCTTTTGCGCCTAATCCGATTTATTTTGATCCCGAAAATATTGTCAGATTGGCAATAGCCGGAGGTTGTAATGCTGTGGCGACAACTTTAGGTGTATTAGGTAGTGTTGCGCGTAAATATGCCCATAAAATCCCCTTCATCGCCAAAATCAATCACAACGAACTGCTAACTTTTCCCAATCAATATGACCAGATATTGTTTGCTGATGTAGAACAAGCTTGGAACTTGGGTGCAGTGGCGGTAGGCGCGACAATTTACTTTGGTTCAGAACAATCTGCTAGGCAGATTCAGGAAGTTAGCCAAGCTTTTAAACACGCCCATGAACTGGGTTTAGTAACAATTCTTTGGTGCTATCTGCGTAATAACGCTTTTAAACAAGAACAAGATTATCATGTTGCGGCTGACCTTACAGGGCAGGCAAATCATTTGGGTGTGACGATTGAAGCGGACATCATTAAACAAAAGTTACCTGAATGTAATCATGGTTACGGTGCAGTAGCTAAAGCGACTAACAAAAGTTACGGCAAAACTGATGAACGAGTTTACACAGAATTGACCAGTGATCACCCGATTGATTTAACTCGTTATCAAGTCCTTAATTGCTACTGTGGACGTGCGGGGCTAATTAATTCTGGTGGTGCTTCTGGTAAAGATGACCTTGCGGAAGTTGTGCGGACATCTGTGATTAATAAACGGGCTGGCGGTACTGGTTTAATTTCCGGGCGGAAGACTTTCCAGCGTCCCTTTGACGAAGGGGTGAAACTATTTCATGCCATTCAGGATGTTTACTTGTCTCCAGATGTGACTATAGCTTAA
- the rlmB gene encoding 23S rRNA (guanosine(2251)-2'-O)-methyltransferase RlmB has product MTSKPRKIQTPSEPNRGQPLKLKTKRIIPSSIRSPRVGDRDKKSVSRGINQHRIDPQPSPAPKPPEDSDLIYGRHPVLSALEGERGLNRIWITTRLRYDHRFHHLLLQAKEHGTVIDEVEPKRLDQITDRANHQGIAAQVAPHDYIELPDLIAQAKSITDPVIVVADGITDPHNLGAIIRTAEAIGAQGLVIPQRRASGITSTVIKVAAGALENFSVARVVNLSRALEELKEAGFWIYGTASTGSEPLHTVKFSGPIVLVIGSEGDGLSMLTQRSCDVLVSIPLLGKTPSLNASVAAGMALYEIYRQRSSNTLYLDKLPKPL; this is encoded by the coding sequence ATGACAAGCAAACCCAGGAAAATTCAGACTCCTAGCGAACCGAATCGTGGGCAACCCCTGAAATTGAAGACCAAGCGGATTATTCCTAGTTCCATTCGCAGTCCTCGCGTCGGCGATCGCGATAAAAAATCTGTCTCCAGAGGGATAAACCAACATCGCATTGATCCCCAGCCATCTCCAGCGCCAAAACCACCAGAAGATAGTGATCTCATTTACGGTCGCCATCCAGTTTTGAGTGCTTTGGAAGGTGAACGGGGATTGAACCGCATCTGGATTACTACTCGTCTGCGTTACGACCACCGCTTTCATCATTTACTCCTGCAAGCGAAGGAACATGGCACAGTCATTGATGAAGTAGAGCCAAAACGTTTAGACCAAATTACCGATAGAGCTAATCACCAAGGAATCGCGGCGCAAGTAGCCCCCCATGACTACATTGAGTTACCTGATTTAATTGCACAAGCCAAATCTATTACTGATCCCGTAATTGTGGTGGCTGATGGCATTACTGATCCCCACAATTTGGGCGCAATTATTCGCACAGCTGAAGCCATCGGCGCTCAGGGATTGGTGATTCCCCAAAGAAGAGCATCGGGGATCACTTCTACTGTGATCAAAGTGGCAGCAGGTGCTTTAGAAAACTTCTCTGTGGCTAGAGTAGTTAACCTCAGCCGCGCCTTAGAAGAATTGAAAGAAGCTGGCTTTTGGATCTATGGTACAGCCAGCACCGGCAGCGAACCCCTGCATACAGTTAAATTTAGTGGTCCGATTGTTCTGGTTATCGGTTCCGAAGGCGACGGGCTGAGTATGCTCACACAGCGTTCCTGCGATGTCTTGGTCTCCATACCCCTCCTGGGCAAAACCCCTAGTCTCAACGCCTCAGTTGCGGCAGGTATGGCGCTTTATGAAATCTATCGCCAACGGTCATCAAACACTTTGTATCTAGATAAATTACCAAAACCTCTTTAA
- a CDS encoding DUF1816 domain-containing protein, translated as MQTIWNNLKESLINTFHNLGLAWWVEIVTQNPRCTYYFGPFLSSADAKVALKGYVEDLEIEGAQGILVNVKRCKPGTLTISEDLGERIDRKVKPAFSGQI; from the coding sequence ATGCAAACGATTTGGAATAACCTGAAGGAATCATTAATTAACACATTCCACAACCTGGGCTTAGCTTGGTGGGTGGAGATCGTGACGCAAAATCCCCGTTGTACTTACTACTTCGGGCCATTTCTGAGTTCTGCTGATGCCAAAGTGGCACTCAAAGGCTACGTAGAAGATTTGGAGATCGAAGGAGCGCAAGGAATACTTGTGAATGTAAAGCGCTGTAAACCAGGTACTTTAACAATTTCCGAAGACTTGGGGGAAAGGATTGACCGCAAAGTAAAGCCTGCCTTTAGCGGTCAGATATAA
- a CDS encoding RNA-guided endonuclease TnpB family protein — protein sequence MKARYKFRFYPTNQQQQLLAQLFGCVRVVWNDALAICKKSEKLPSNNDLQKLVITQAKKTDERSWLSDVSNIPLQQSVADLGVAYKNFFDSLKGKRKGKKVGSPKFKKKTNQQSARFRIGGFSVKGNEVYLAKIGNFKPIWSRQLPSAPTSCTVVKDCGNRYFLSFVVEVEPIQIDAKSQSIGIDLGIKTFAVMSNGDKFVSPDYSKLDKQIRRKQRQLARQQKESKRRNKTRIQIAKLHNQIADTRKDFLHKLSTKVVSDNQAIVLEDLNVSGMVRNRKLARAISLQGWREFRVFCEAKAEKLNRDLRIISRWQPTSQTCSCCGYRWGKVDLSIRSVLCLNCNAEHDRDENASKNIEMVGMGHRHDLKRTRSDYQTTPVASCSDSSRITAL from the coding sequence GTGAAAGCCAGATATAAGTTCCGATTCTACCCGACAAACCAACAGCAACAGCTTTTAGCTCAGTTGTTTGGTTGTGTGCGTGTAGTTTGGAATGATGCTTTGGCTATTTGTAAAAAATCTGAGAAACTGCCAAGTAACAACGACTTGCAAAAGTTGGTGATTACCCAAGCTAAAAAGACTGATGAACGTTCGTGGTTATCTGATGTTTCCAACATCCCGTTGCAACAATCGGTGGCTGATTTAGGGGTTGCTTACAAAAACTTTTTCGATTCCCTTAAGGGTAAGCGCAAAGGCAAAAAAGTTGGTAGCCCAAAATTCAAGAAAAAGACAAACCAACAATCTGCACGTTTTAGAATCGGCGGATTCTCAGTCAAAGGTAATGAGGTGTATCTGGCAAAAATCGGCAACTTTAAGCCAATCTGGTCTAGACAACTACCTTCTGCACCTACTTCTTGTACTGTCGTAAAAGACTGTGGTAACCGCTATTTTTTGAGCTTTGTAGTAGAAGTTGAACCGATTCAAATCGATGCTAAGAGCCAAAGTATCGGGATTGACTTAGGGATAAAAACTTTTGCTGTAATGAGTAATGGTGATAAATTTGTTAGCCCTGATTACTCAAAATTGGATAAACAAATTCGTCGCAAGCAGCGCCAATTAGCCCGACAGCAAAAGGAATCAAAGCGTAGAAATAAAACCCGAATTCAAATTGCTAAACTGCATAACCAAATTGCAGATACTCGGAAAGATTTCCTACACAAACTATCCACTAAAGTAGTTAGCGACAACCAAGCAATTGTTTTGGAAGATTTGAACGTGTCAGGAATGGTCAGAAATCGTAAACTTGCAAGAGCAATTAGTTTACAGGGATGGCGAGAATTCCGGGTATTTTGCGAGGCTAAAGCTGAAAAACTTAACCGTGATCTCAGGATCATTAGCCGATGGCAACCCACTAGTCAGACTTGTTCTTGTTGTGGGTATAGGTGGGGTAAAGTGGATCTCTCTATCCGTTCAGTGCTGTGTTTAAATTGCAATGCTGAACACGACAGGGACGAAAATGCTTCTAAAAATATAGAAATGGTCGGCATGGGGCATCGGCACGACCTTAAACGGACGAGGAGCGACTATCAGACTACTCCGGTAGCAAGTTGCAGTGATTCGTCAAGAATCACCGCACTTTAA